In Hemibagrus wyckioides isolate EC202008001 linkage group LG12, SWU_Hwy_1.0, whole genome shotgun sequence, the genomic stretch ACAGAATGTCTGATTATAGCGTAGTTTCTGTAGTATCAAACATTCCAAATGGAACCATAAAAATGGCCAAGGTTCTAGGTTCTAGTCTAACTCACAGTTGCAGCCTCCTCTAGGTGACATGTCTAGTCTTCGTTAGTTTCCACCTTTTtcactgtttacattttacagaagAGAAGAACTGACTATATTTCAGTTACAAAAACAGTTTTCAGATGTTTCCCTGCCTGCAGTAAATGAGCATGTTCAAATCTCACAATAAATGGTGTGTATGAgttttaatcagttacagtgtgcCTTCATTTGGACTGGTATCAGGTATTATGTAATCtgttttaatgaaacatttatttgaACCTGGATGTGTGTatggataggtagatagatagacagctaAATAAGCTTATGGAAATTATGTATTGAAAATGCAGATATAACTATtttaaatttaaagaaaaaaaatatcaggaagCATCCTCCTTCATGTGCATAAATATTTGAGACCACCCAGTTAAGCAGAGGTAGAGGTGGTTTCAACATGGATTGACTGAATGTGACTCCCAGTAAAGCTTCAATATTTCTGATACTTAATTTTTGGTCagcaattaatttaaaaataatgaattcagGATATCAGAGAATCCCTGCGATCACCGTGGTGTTTTAGAGGAAGTGGCTTACTGAAGTGTTGGGGCTAATGAAAATATAATTTTCTATTGCCATGCCAAAACCTACTGAGATCTCACAGTATCCAtctgtgagcacacacacacacacacacacacaaaatatagcACATGCCCTTGTCTGaagtgacttacagaagtgctttgtgGTCTTTATCCAACCCCACACTCAGATTCCCAAAGTCCTTTGAACTTTTAGTGTAATTGAATCTGTTACTGGACTGTTTcttcaacaccaacaacatgttctagcctatccagtagaatagtgtggtcaatggtgtcaaaagctgcactaagattgAGTAACACCAgaatcttggagataaagggcaggtttgatatcggtctatagttagacagctgacaggggtcgaggtccagtttttaatcaagggtttgataactgctagcttaaaagatttaggcacatagccagtgctaaaGGAAGaatttattctataaatataagAGGTTGATTTGCTTCTGATATTACCTGTTTGAAGAAACATGTAGGTAAGGGATTTCGTACAcaaggtgatgatgttgagaAAGATCTTGTAGATAAGGGATTAGGGTTAAGCTACATTTTCTTTATAGCATGCAGTGTACTTACATAAATGAATAATACAAGTCAGTACACAGAAGTGAACAAAATCGATTCAATCACTTAAAATTTcttcaaaaacacaaaataattcaaaacaAAACCAGTACAGTGGGGGTTTCACACTGGGGAGTGTCTGCTGAGAGTTAGATTTGCGATTATGTTGCAATGAATTCCCTTCGGGGAGATTTCATCCGAACAGAATGTATATCATCCCATTTAAAATTTCCTTCACTTACAGAACATACAGAGACTAACAGAGACCACTATAGGAGTTTCCCTTTGATGGATCACACATACCGCCAGTCATCACCTACAACTTTCCAGCCCATTGCTTTCCACTCCAAAGAAAAACCATTCCTTCTTCCACCAGAGATCCACACTCCTGTCACTAACACCATAACACCTTCCCAGATGGCCAAGTCCAAGATCTCCATAACCAACAGTCACCCACTGACCTCCAGCTCAGCCTTCCAAGCCTGGGAACCAAGTAAAAGTCCTGTTAAGCTTCATGCCTCTCTCACTGTTCAACAACAGCCATCAGTGACCCAGCCCAACAGCCGAGGTCATGTCTACTTAAACAAACTCCAGTTTAGAACAGAGACCCTGCCAGAGCTGTTCTGCCAGCCACTGGGGTATGGCCGTTCCCCTCAGGTTCTTCCCAAACACAAGGGGCTTCACACGAACAGCAAGACAGAAGTGACTGTATGAATAAGAAGGAGCAGGGcacagagggagaggaggagaaaaaatatGGAGGAACAAATGAGACATCAACATTAAGAGCATATGTATGGCTTGGAATAAGAGTTTAACAAGCTGCAATTCAATAACTATTTTTCCTCATTGCCAAATGAGCACAAGATATGCAGATGAAGCATTTTGTATTTTGGTAAACACTTTTGGCATTTTCTGTTAAAAAGAACATAATATTCCAAACAGGATGGATCTTGAGTCAGTGGTGAGTCTTTGTCAAATCTGGGCTTTCCTTTTTACTCAATTTTCTCCTCTGTCACTCAATTGTCTGATCCAGTAAATGAAATGTGGTCATAAAAGCATTATGACCACAGCAGCAATGCATCACAATGTTCCTCACACATGTCTGGACCGGTGCTGTCAGCTCCCATTAAGAATTGATGTTCTTGGGATTAATGAGCTTACTATACAATTGGCAGAATAGGATTAGAATGCTGAAAAAAACCCAGAACATTTaactcattaaaaataaaaaggaagttCTAATTCCACCACATTCAGTGTTAGCAAATTTAGTTTCAGAACTAGACACAGATAAAAAGAATCTCATATTCAGAGCATTGATAGGAACAACAGTCACCTGAGAACAGCATTAATTTCTTGGGAATCAGGAAAGGCTGCTCTTCtgtttgagagagagatagctCTGTTCAATCGTTTTCTGTTTCTGACAAAtggatgtttttctttattagcAAAAATAAGGGATAGGCTGGAACCACACTGctaccctgaccaggataaagttcTTAATGAAGATGCTAATGCCAAGTCTAATGCCTTGCATATGTCTGAGGTTTTAAAGATTGAGTCTcaggaaaaggggaaaaaatctgcAGCAGTAAAAGGACATATTTGAGATATTTCCCtgtgataatgtataataaGACTCGCTCTGCCTCTCGCTCTGCCTCTCGTTTCTCCTCTTACTCACCAG encodes the following:
- the LOC131362598 gene encoding uncharacterized protein LOC131362598 isoform X2 — encoded protein: MMLGGIFAKLGLERSRGGAGDTSNTRALTERLKLPGEAECVVRGAGHHPVRSNGISGRLISTNEHTETNRDHYRSFPLMDHTYRQSSPTTFQPIAFHSKEKPFLLPPEIHTPVTNTITPSQMAKSKISITNSHPLTSSSAFQAWEPSKSPVKLHASLTVQQQPSVTQPNSRGHVYLNKLQFRTETLPELFCQPLGYGRSPQVLPKHKGLHTNSKTEVTV